From the genome of Alcanivorax sp.:
GCGATAGAACCGCCCCTGTCGGGGGTTGACCCGGGCCAGAGGAATCGCTGCCAGCGCCATGATCGGCACTGTCAGAATCAGCGAGATACGCCACTGCAATTCCGCCATGGCATCCTGGTTATCGCCACGCACGGACAACAAATCCCGGGTGGAGCGGCCTCGTACTTCCGGGGGGCGGCTGTCTGACTTTTCCCCGCCGATACGCACCCGCGCCTCATCAAAACCGATTTCCCGGTAGTCGAGTTGCCCGGGCTTGCCCTGGTACTGGAAGCCATCAGTCAGCAACAGGTAGCTAACCCCGTCTTCCATTACCAGCTTGCCACTCTTTGCCCAGACCGTGAGCAGCCGGTTGGCTTCGCCCTGCACTTCGAACCGGGCATCCGCAACGAACACATTCTCCAGCACACCCTTTTCACGATTGAGGTGTTCGGCATAGGTGGCCCGCTGGGCATTGCGCGAGCCCTTCACATGGAAACGGCCGGGAGTCAGTAGCTCGAGTACCGACCGGTCCTTCTGTTCTTCAAAGATGCGGGTCACTTCCGCATCGCCTCGCGGCGTCACGTAGAGGGAAAACATGCCCACCAGTGTGGTGGCCATCACCACCGGCACCACCAGCGAGCGCACGATACGGCCATGCCCCTGCCCGCCGGCCTGCAGCACGACCATTTCGTTGTCCATGTGCATGCGACCCAGAACCAGCAGCAGCGCGATATAAAGGCTGAGCGGCACGATCATCTGCAGGAATTCCGGCATCCGGAATGCCATCACCAGGAACAGGGCATCCGCGGCAATCTCGCCGGCCGCCGCTTCCGCCAGGTACTTGATGAAACGCCCACTGACCAGCACCATCACCAGAATGAAGGTGACCATGACGGTGGTCATGAAAAGCTGACGATTGATATAACGATGAAGAATCAAGGGGTAGCCCACTCGTCCCTGTCTGCGTGAGAGGTAATGGTGTCCATGATGGCAAGCCAGGCCTGCGACACCCTTACACTCCACTGAAAAAACTGCCGCCGGCACGCATGCCACGCCGAAGACCGCAGAGAATTCGGCCTAGTGTAACTGACAGGCAGTGAAAGGTGATAATGGTTCCGCCCCGGATTGCGTTTCACTCGCCAAGGCCCCACTATT
Proteins encoded in this window:
- the lptF gene encoding LPS export ABC transporter permease LptF — protein: MILHRYINRQLFMTTVMVTFILVMVLVSGRFIKYLAEAAAGEIAADALFLVMAFRMPEFLQMIVPLSLYIALLLVLGRMHMDNEMVVLQAGGQGHGRIVRSLVVPVVMATTLVGMFSLYVTPRGDAEVTRIFEEQKDRSVLELLTPGRFHVKGSRNAQRATYAEHLNREKGVLENVFVADARFEVQGEANRLLTVWAKSGKLVMEDGVSYLLLTDGFQYQGKPGQLDYREIGFDEARVRIGGEKSDSRPPEVRGRSTRDLLSVRGDNQDAMAELQWRISLILTVPIMALAAIPLARVNPRQGRFYRLIPAVLGYMLYVGMLLVCRSAIEDHRAGPLPWYLHMAWIHLIAMVSVFLLYFGGRLFRRRAAA